In Sphingobacteriaceae bacterium, the following proteins share a genomic window:
- a CDS encoding putative DNA modification/repair radical SAM protein — MDNKTQKTSETRIFEKLSILSDAAKYDVSCSSSGSKRKNENKGLGDTTGMGICHSYTEDGRCVSLLKILLTNYCIFDCAYCVSRKSNDVKRAAFTIEEVVDLTMNFYKRNYIEGLFLSSGIFKDADFTMERLVTIAKKLRQEHKFNGYIHLKTIPGASQELMNEAGLYADRLSVNIEMPTESSLKLLAPEKNFKDVMEPMSYLSQSLVVYREEKKHIKSTPSFMPAGQSTQMVIGATPETDKDIMYMANSLYKSYNLKRVYYSGYIPIREHEVMPGIGTPPPLIREHRLYQTDWLMRFYGFSVNEILDEKHPSLDVAIDPKLSWALRNMHLFPLDINTADYAKILRVPGIGVGSANKIVAARRFGKLDWSQLQKIGISMNKARYFITCSFRDLSMIEISADKIRNKLLTASQSKFKSAYSPQLTLF, encoded by the coding sequence ATGGATAACAAAACACAAAAAACTTCCGAGACCCGCATTTTTGAAAAATTAAGCATTTTATCGGATGCTGCTAAGTATGACGTATCCTGTTCTTCTAGCGGGAGTAAAAGAAAAAATGAAAACAAAGGATTGGGCGATACCACGGGCATGGGCATCTGTCACAGTTATACCGAAGATGGCCGTTGCGTTTCTTTGCTTAAAATTTTACTCACTAACTATTGTATTTTTGATTGCGCTTATTGCGTTTCCAGGAAAAGTAACGATGTAAAGCGAGCCGCGTTTACGATTGAAGAAGTAGTGGATCTTACCATGAATTTTTATAAACGCAATTATATAGAAGGCCTTTTTTTAAGTTCGGGAATTTTTAAAGATGCCGATTTTACCATGGAGCGCCTTGTTACGATTGCAAAAAAATTACGGCAAGAACATAAGTTTAATGGCTATATCCATTTAAAAACAATTCCCGGAGCCAGCCAGGAGCTTATGAATGAGGCAGGCTTATATGCAGACCGTTTAAGTGTGAATATAGAAATGCCAACAGAGTCTTCTTTAAAATTATTAGCTCCGGAAAAGAATTTTAAAGATGTGATGGAGCCGATGTCTTATTTGAGCCAATCATTAGTTGTTTATAGAGAAGAGAAAAAACATATTAAAAGTACACCCTCTTTTATGCCAGCGGGTCAAAGTACGCAGATGGTAATCGGCGCCACGCCCGAAACAGATAAGGATATTATGTATATGGCCAATAGTCTTTACAAAAGTTATAATTTAAAACGCGTTTATTATTCAGGATATATTCCTATTCGTGAGCATGAGGTAATGCCGGGTATTGGCACCCCGCCGCCTTTAATAAGGGAGCACCGCTTGTACCAGACAGATTGGTTGATGCGTTTTTACGGTTTTTCTGTTAATGAAATTCTGGATGAAAAACATCCTTCTCTGGATGTGGCTATTGATCCCAAACTCAGCTGGGCTTTGCGCAACATGCATTTATTTCCGTTGGATATAAATACGGCCGACTACGCTAAAATTTTAAGAGTGCCTGGCATAGGTGTTGGATCTGCAAACAAGATTGTGGCTGCGCGCAGATTTGGAAAATTAGATTGGTCGCAATTGCAGAAAATTGGAATTTCCATGAACAAAGCAAGGTATTTTATAACCTGTAGTTTTAGAGATCTTTCCATGATAGAAATTAGTGCGGATAAAATCCGGAATAAACTTTTAACTGCATCTCAGAGTAAATTTAAATCGGCCTATTCACCTCAATTGACACTTTTTTAA